The Calditrichota bacterium genome has a window encoding:
- a CDS encoding aminotransferase class I/II-fold pyridoxal phosphate-dependent enzyme has product MAGDGVIVPARRTEKITYAVRDIVVLAEQAAKQGKEMLYLNIGDPNAFDFQTPRHIIEATYQAMLRNMNGYSPSSGVQEAREAITRAARAKGIDNILDVFITTGASEAIDVCLTALANEGENVLLPSPGYPLYSAILNKLGVEVNEYYLDEESDWQPDVRDIAKKINRKTRAIVLINPNNPTGALYREEVLQSIVELSLRHSLVIFADEIYDKLIFDGLRHVSIASLNGEVPVVTLNGLSKAYLVPGFRIGWGIVSGKAEWLKDYVEAINKLLRARLCANHPEQWAIRPALEGDQSHLVDVMARLTRRRDITVRMLNAIPGISCVKPEGAFYAFPRLAVDGTDDDFVRALISETGVVVVPGSGFGQKPGTKHFRVVFLPPENVLESAYERIGEFFVRYARSAAGLAQVGRASVSR; this is encoded by the coding sequence ATGGCAGGAGACGGAGTGATTGTGCCGGCCCGCCGCACGGAGAAGATTACCTATGCGGTGCGGGACATCGTGGTCTTGGCCGAGCAGGCGGCCAAGCAGGGCAAAGAGATGCTCTACCTGAACATCGGCGACCCGAACGCGTTCGACTTCCAGACGCCACGGCACATCATCGAGGCCACCTACCAGGCCATGCTGCGCAACATGAACGGCTATTCTCCTTCATCCGGGGTGCAGGAGGCTCGCGAGGCCATCACGCGGGCAGCCCGGGCGAAAGGAATCGACAACATCCTGGATGTGTTCATCACCACTGGCGCCAGCGAGGCCATCGACGTTTGCCTGACCGCGCTGGCCAATGAGGGGGAAAACGTGCTCCTCCCCTCGCCTGGTTATCCGCTCTATAGCGCCATCCTGAATAAGCTGGGCGTGGAGGTCAATGAGTACTATCTCGACGAAGAAAGCGACTGGCAGCCGGACGTGCGCGACATCGCCAAGAAGATCAACCGCAAGACACGGGCAATCGTGCTCATCAACCCCAACAATCCAACCGGTGCTCTGTACCGCGAGGAGGTGCTGCAGAGCATCGTCGAGCTATCTTTGCGGCACAGCCTGGTGATTTTCGCCGATGAGATTTACGATAAACTCATCTTCGACGGCTTGCGCCACGTTTCCATCGCCTCCCTCAATGGCGAAGTCCCTGTGGTCACCCTGAACGGACTGTCGAAGGCCTACTTAGTGCCCGGGTTCCGGATCGGCTGGGGGATCGTCAGTGGCAAGGCGGAGTGGCTCAAGGACTATGTGGAGGCGATCAACAAGTTGTTGCGTGCCAGGCTGTGCGCCAATCACCCTGAGCAGTGGGCCATCCGACCGGCGCTGGAAGGGGACCAAAGCCACTTAGTAGACGTGATGGCGCGCTTGACCAGGCGCCGGGACATCACCGTCCGCATGCTGAACGCCATACCGGGTATCTCGTGTGTCAAGCCAGAAGGTGCCTTCTACGCATTTCCCCGCCTCGCCGTAGACGGAACAGACGACGACTTTGTGCGTGCCCTCATTTCGGAGACCGGCGTGGTCGTCGTGCCGGGGAGTGGGTTCGGCCAGAAGCCTGGCACGAAGCACTTCCGGGTGGTGTTTCTGCCCCCGGAAAACGTGTTGGAGAGCGCGTATGAGCGCATAGGCGAGTTCTTCGTGCGCTATGCGCGCTCGGCCGCAGGCTTGGCCCAGGTGGGCAGGGCGTCAGTTTCCCGTTGA